Proteins encoded by one window of Deinococcus radiodurans R1 = ATCC 13939 = DSM 20539:
- the pepF gene encoding oligoendopeptidase F encodes MTTIKTLPKRAEVPREQTWDIEALYATPAAWEAEADALSTDIAGLGASAGTLGESPEGLLAYLKAADDLEQRLTRFMSYAGMSASVDGRDAVAAARRDRASGIGAQYGSAAAFALPELLELDEAQLRGWLEREDFADFRIALERLLRDKPHVRSAEVEELLGAVQAPFASERGIHPALANMDLDFGSAGGQKITQGNVDRLTSDPDREIRREAWEHYADAHLAAKHSQAAMYATNVRQNVFLARARRYPDAITASLSPDNIPTEVVTTLLDTYRANTPIWHRYWKVRRDWLGLSELREYDVKASLVPPREVSYAQAVEWIAEGMAPLGEEYVNDLRFGLTEDRWVDYAENDGKRQGAYSNGGGRVKPYIFMTWNGTVGSYSTLAHEIGHSMHSLLASREHAPSVPRYTLFHAEVASNFNQAMSRKNLLAKARAAGDTEMEVAIIEEALSNFHRYFFIMPTLAAFELESYRRIEAGGTLSAPDLIDLTADLLGQGYGDGVTMDRGRSGSLWMQFSTHLYANFYAYQYATGISAAHQLLEKFDADPEGARESYLRYLKSGGSLDPIDALREAGVDMLSPEPVQATFRTLEGYVARLEELLAARQAN; translated from the coding sequence ATGACGACAATCAAGACGTTGCCGAAGCGGGCCGAGGTGCCCCGCGAGCAGACCTGGGACATCGAAGCGCTGTACGCCACCCCCGCCGCCTGGGAAGCCGAGGCGGATGCGCTGAGCACCGACATTGCCGGGCTGGGCGCCTCCGCCGGAACACTCGGCGAGTCGCCGGAGGGGCTGCTCGCGTACCTGAAGGCCGCCGACGACCTCGAGCAACGTCTGACCCGTTTCATGTCCTACGCCGGCATGAGCGCCAGCGTGGACGGGCGCGACGCGGTGGCCGCAGCGCGGCGTGACCGGGCGAGCGGCATCGGGGCGCAGTACGGCAGCGCGGCGGCGTTTGCCCTGCCCGAACTGCTGGAGTTGGACGAGGCGCAGTTGCGCGGCTGGCTGGAGCGCGAGGACTTTGCCGATTTCCGCATCGCGCTCGAGCGGCTGCTGCGCGACAAGCCGCATGTGCGCTCGGCGGAAGTGGAGGAATTGCTCGGCGCGGTGCAGGCACCTTTTGCTTCCGAGCGCGGCATTCACCCGGCGCTGGCGAACATGGACCTCGATTTTGGGAGCGCGGGTGGTCAGAAAATCACCCAGGGCAACGTGGACCGCCTAACCTCCGACCCCGACCGCGAGATTCGCCGTGAAGCGTGGGAACACTACGCCGACGCGCACCTCGCCGCCAAGCACTCGCAGGCCGCCATGTACGCGACCAACGTGCGCCAGAACGTCTTTCTCGCCCGCGCCCGCCGCTACCCCGACGCGATTACGGCGAGCCTGTCGCCCGACAACATCCCCACCGAAGTCGTGACCACGCTGCTGGACACCTACCGCGCCAACACCCCCATCTGGCACCGCTACTGGAAGGTGCGGCGCGACTGGCTGGGCCTCAGTGAGCTGCGCGAGTACGACGTGAAAGCCTCGCTGGTGCCGCCGCGTGAAGTGAGCTACGCGCAGGCGGTGGAGTGGATTGCCGAGGGGATGGCGCCGCTGGGCGAGGAGTACGTAAACGACCTGCGCTTCGGCCTGACCGAGGACCGCTGGGTGGACTACGCCGAGAACGACGGCAAACGCCAGGGCGCCTACTCTAACGGCGGCGGGCGGGTCAAACCCTACATTTTCATGACGTGGAACGGCACGGTGGGCAGCTACTCCACCCTCGCCCACGAAATCGGGCACTCCATGCACTCGCTGCTCGCCAGCCGCGAACACGCCCCGTCGGTGCCGCGCTACACGCTGTTTCACGCCGAAGTCGCCTCCAACTTCAACCAGGCGATGAGCCGCAAGAACCTGCTGGCAAAGGCGCGGGCGGCGGGCGACACCGAGATGGAAGTGGCAATCATCGAAGAAGCGCTGAGCAACTTCCACCGCTACTTTTTCATCATGCCGACGCTGGCGGCCTTTGAGCTGGAAAGCTACCGGCGCATTGAAGCGGGGGGCACGCTGAGCGCCCCCGACCTCATTGACCTGACCGCCGACCTGCTGGGGCAGGGCTACGGCGACGGCGTGACGATGGACCGGGGGCGCAGCGGCAGCCTGTGGATGCAGTTCTCGACCCACCTCTACGCCAACTTCTACGCCTACCAGTACGCCACCGGCATCAGCGCGGCGCACCAGCTCTTAGAGAAATTCGACGCCGACCCGGAAGGCGCCCGCGAGAGCTACCTGCGCTATCTCAAGTCCGGCGGCAGCCTCGACCCCATTGACGCCCTGCGCGAGGCGGGCGTGGACATGCTCTCGCCCGAGCCGGTGCAGGCGACTTTCCGCACGCTCGAAGGCTATGTGGCGCGGCTGGAAGAGTTGCTGGCAGCGCGACAGGCGAACTGA
- the ilvE gene encoding branched-chain-amino-acid transaminase — protein MTAHDSRPEQAKKLADIDWSTLGFSYIRTDLRYLAHWKDGEWDAGTLTEDNQIHLAEGSTALHYGQQCFEGLKAYRCADGSINLFRPDQNAARMRMSCRRLLMPELSDEQFIDACLQVVRANEHFLPPYGTGGSLYLRPFVIGVGDNIGVRTAPEFIFSVFCVPVGPYFKGGLTPTNFITSDYDRAAPHGTGAAKVGGNYAASLLPGYEAKKRDFADVIYLDPATHTTIEEAGAANFFAITQDGQKFVTPQSPSILPSITKYSLLWLAEHRLGLEVEEGDIRIDELGKFSEAGACGTAAVITPIGGIQHGDDFHVFYSESEPGPVTRRLYDELVGIQYGDKEAPEGWIVKV, from the coding sequence ATGACCGCGCACGACAGCCGCCCCGAGCAGGCCAAGAAGCTGGCCGACATCGACTGGAGCACCCTCGGTTTTTCTTACATCCGTACCGACCTGCGCTACCTCGCGCACTGGAAAGACGGCGAGTGGGACGCGGGCACGCTCACCGAGGACAACCAGATTCATCTGGCGGAAGGCTCGACGGCGCTGCACTACGGCCAGCAGTGCTTCGAGGGGCTCAAGGCGTACCGCTGCGCCGACGGCAGCATCAACCTCTTTCGCCCCGACCAGAACGCGGCCCGGATGCGGATGAGCTGCCGCCGCCTGCTGATGCCCGAACTCAGCGACGAGCAGTTCATCGACGCCTGCTTGCAAGTCGTGCGCGCCAACGAGCATTTTTTGCCGCCCTACGGCACGGGCGGAAGCCTCTACCTGCGCCCCTTCGTCATCGGCGTGGGCGACAACATCGGCGTGCGAACGGCGCCCGAGTTCATTTTCAGCGTCTTTTGCGTGCCGGTCGGCCCCTACTTCAAGGGCGGGCTGACCCCCACCAACTTCATCACCTCGGACTATGACCGCGCCGCGCCGCACGGCACCGGGGCGGCGAAGGTGGGCGGCAACTACGCCGCGAGCCTGCTGCCCGGCTACGAGGCCAAAAAGCGCGACTTTGCCGACGTGATTTATCTCGACCCCGCCACCCACACCACAATCGAGGAGGCGGGCGCGGCCAACTTCTTCGCCATCACCCAGGACGGCCAGAAGTTCGTGACGCCGCAGTCGCCGTCCATTCTGCCGAGCATCACCAAGTACAGCCTGCTGTGGCTCGCCGAGCACCGGCTCGGGCTGGAAGTCGAGGAAGGCGACATTCGCATCGACGAGCTGGGCAAGTTCAGCGAGGCGGGCGCGTGCGGCACGGCGGCGGTCATCACGCCCATCGGCGGCATTCAGCACGGCGACGACTTTCACGTCTTTTATTCCGAAAGCGAGCCGGGGCCGGTCACGCGCCGCCTGTACGACGAACTGGTCGGCATTCAGTACGGGGATAAGGAAGCGCCGGAAGGCTGGATTGTGAAGGTGTAG
- a CDS encoding DUF554 domain-containing protein has translation MGLFSQLSGTFINIAAVLLGTLIGLTVGGRLPERTQRTLLQTLSLVTLFIALDMAGSLNKVSGGQVPGVILALITLAAGVVVGEALGIEEGLNRLGDSLKRRFRGGGLFTEGFVAASLLFCIGPMTVIGGLQNGLTGDSSTYVLKSTLDGIAALALAGAYGIGVGFSTLTILLVQGGISLAAGSFAAGLLGGADPEILRTNPYVLLITGVGGLMIVGISWNLMLGGLGMDDKRVRVGSMMPALLLAPLGLWLARSLQG, from the coding sequence ATGGGTCTGTTTTCGCAACTGTCCGGCACGTTCATCAATATCGCCGCCGTTCTCCTCGGCACCCTCATCGGGCTGACCGTGGGCGGGCGGCTGCCGGAGCGCACCCAGCGCACGCTGCTGCAAACTCTCAGTCTGGTCACGCTGTTTATCGCGCTCGACATGGCGGGCAGCCTCAACAAGGTCAGCGGCGGGCAGGTACCGGGCGTCATCCTCGCGCTGATTACGCTGGCAGCGGGCGTGGTGGTCGGTGAAGCGCTGGGCATTGAAGAAGGACTGAACCGGCTGGGCGACAGCCTCAAGCGGCGCTTTCGGGGCGGCGGCCTTTTCACCGAGGGCTTCGTCGCGGCGAGCCTGCTGTTTTGCATTGGCCCAATGACGGTCATCGGCGGGCTGCAAAACGGGCTGACCGGCGACAGCTCCACCTACGTCCTGAAAAGCACCCTCGACGGCATTGCCGCGCTCGCGCTGGCAGGAGCCTACGGGATAGGCGTGGGCTTCAGCACGCTCACCATCCTGCTGGTGCAGGGCGGCATCAGCCTTGCGGCGGGCAGTTTTGCCGCCGGGCTGCTCGGCGGGGCCGACCCCGAAATTCTCCGCACCAATCCCTACGTCCTGCTGATTACCGGCGTGGGCGGCCTGATGATTGTCGGCATCAGCTGGAACCTGATGCTGGGCGGCCTGGGCATGGACGACAAGCGCGTGCGCGTCGGCAGCATGATGCCCGCGCTGCTGCTCGCGCCGCTGGGGCTGTGGCTGGCCCGGAGCTTGCAGGGCTGA
- a CDS encoding N-acetylmuramoyl-L-alanine amidase family protein — translation MLPLRRSLLLGAVSAALLSPAAAAPRLIVAYPPEGHRVAYDHVILEGSVSPGARLTIGGRAAEVAPDGLYTLWWPLSPGLNTLRLVTTVGGESSSRVLHVTRTVTAPLPARPTALRPGSLTPTGRMEFWDPAGDSPAERQLEVSFEGSPGGRASFRVGSGAPQAMREVRPGRYSATWVLPLGSVFDQASVTVSLTGQDGKTVSQAAPGRVSTGTGPATATQLAGTVRGLGVNEAEYSLTTLDGRPLLYPREGTTFLAVGRQGNDLRVRLAPGLSALVTADQVALTRGLPLAAQPGPLVLDPSGAGGTGLEMAAGTGDDLRVRVPLGGARLPFTLEQSAGQLDLTLYGAPPLPTPGELRDPLLVSAEVKTLGLDTQRLTLRLSAAQGWGFHAGYEGNDLVLTVRRPPVLDPLRPLAGRVIVLDPGHGGTNMGGAGLLGLTEKYLTLPVALRAAELLRAQGATVILSRERDDSVGLTERDLLAEQTRADLLVSLHYNALPDGNDPRGIRGPEVYYTWPQAQAVASAILSELRARLPELGIGAGLRPGANLALTRPSTQISLLVELAYLTDAGNVRVMNSPGGQEKLAQAVAGGIAQFYAAQAAGR, via the coding sequence ATGCTTCCGCTTCGCCGCTCGCTGCTGCTCGGTGCCGTGTCCGCCGCGCTGCTCTCCCCCGCTGCCGCCGCGCCGCGCCTGATCGTGGCCTACCCGCCCGAGGGGCACCGCGTCGCTTATGACCACGTGATTTTGGAAGGCAGCGTGAGCCCCGGCGCCCGGCTCACCATCGGAGGCCGCGCCGCCGAGGTCGCTCCCGACGGGCTCTACACCCTATGGTGGCCGCTGAGTCCCGGCCTCAACACCCTGCGGCTGGTCACCACCGTGGGCGGAGAGTCGAGCAGCCGCGTCCTGCACGTGACCCGCACCGTCACGGCGCCGCTGCCCGCCCGGCCCACCGCCCTGCGCCCCGGCAGCCTGACGCCGACAGGGCGAATGGAATTCTGGGACCCCGCCGGCGACTCGCCCGCCGAGCGGCAACTCGAAGTGAGCTTCGAGGGTTCGCCGGGGGGCCGCGCCAGTTTCCGGGTGGGAAGCGGCGCCCCGCAGGCCATGCGCGAAGTTCGTCCAGGCCGCTACAGCGCCACCTGGGTGCTGCCGCTCGGCAGTGTGTTCGACCAGGCGAGCGTGACCGTCAGCCTGACCGGCCAGGACGGCAAAACTGTGAGCCAGGCGGCGCCGGGCCGCGTGAGCACCGGCACCGGCCCCGCCACCGCCACCCAACTGGCGGGCACGGTGCGCGGGCTGGGCGTCAACGAGGCGGAGTATTCGCTGACCACCCTGGATGGCCGGCCCCTGCTCTATCCCCGCGAGGGCACGACCTTTCTGGCGGTGGGACGGCAGGGCAACGACCTGCGGGTGCGCCTCGCCCCCGGCCTGAGCGCCCTGGTCACCGCCGATCAGGTGGCGCTGACGCGGGGGCTGCCGCTGGCCGCGCAGCCTGGGCCGCTGGTGCTCGACCCCAGTGGGGCGGGGGGAACTGGCCTGGAAATGGCGGCTGGAACGGGCGACGACCTGCGGGTGCGGGTGCCGCTCGGCGGAGCGCGGCTGCCGTTTACGCTGGAGCAGAGCGCGGGGCAACTCGACCTGACGCTCTACGGGGCGCCTCCCCTGCCCACGCCGGGTGAGCTGCGCGACCCACTGCTCGTCAGCGCCGAAGTGAAAACGCTCGGCCTGGACACCCAGCGCCTGACGCTGCGGCTGAGCGCGGCGCAGGGCTGGGGTTTTCACGCGGGGTACGAGGGCAATGATCTGGTGCTCACAGTGCGCCGTCCGCCAGTCCTTGATCCGCTCAGACCACTGGCGGGGCGGGTCATCGTTCTCGACCCCGGACACGGCGGCACCAACATGGGCGGCGCGGGGCTGCTGGGGCTGACCGAGAAGTACCTCACCCTGCCGGTGGCGCTGCGGGCTGCCGAACTGCTGCGGGCGCAGGGGGCCACCGTGATTCTGTCCCGTGAGCGCGACGACTCTGTCGGCCTGACCGAGCGCGACCTGCTCGCCGAGCAGACCCGCGCCGACCTGCTCGTCAGCCTGCACTACAACGCGCTGCCCGACGGGAACGACCCGCGCGGCATTCGTGGGCCGGAGGTGTATTACACCTGGCCGCAGGCGCAGGCGGTGGCGAGCGCCATCCTGAGTGAGCTGCGGGCCCGCTTGCCCGAACTCGGCATCGGCGCGGGCCTCAGACCGGGCGCCAACCTCGCCCTGACGCGTCCGAGCACCCAGATCAGCCTGCTGGTGGAGCTCGCCTACCTGACCGACGCGGGCAACGTGCGGGTGATGAACAGTCCGGGCGGGCAGGAAAAGCTGGCCCAGGCGGTGGCGGGCGGCATCGCGCAGTTTTACGCGGCGCAGGCGGCAGGACGCTGA
- a CDS encoding GTP pyrophosphokinase, with the protein MSSSAPFSPSTLVADYVSQLSEYEALRSAAVAHMARLLQEAGLNIHHVTARLKKPASLADKLRRKVGRYHTLGDVTDLVGVRVITYFESDVAAVSRLVEGCCEVDWDHSIDKSKMHDPDRFGYMGVHYVVRPSASQPEFAALLDAHPGLSDLRFEIQIRSILQHAWAEIEHDLGYKNREAVPREVRRRFYRLAGLLEMADEEFMALARMSRDYAATLPERVQEEPESVFIDVQSVSYLLGQPPVRPLDLEVAEALGVTLLVDWPDPERPVRLTSLLDYVGVHSVGQLQKELARFAPDIVRFAAALLPQLREAWTPAGGARPGTSLVHYALLRACVNPSLEAREVIKMLDLMGTQSERQLVRTVRETYREVISAGTEEREG; encoded by the coding sequence ATGTCTTCCTCCGCCCCCTTTTCGCCTTCGACTCTGGTGGCCGACTATGTCTCGCAGCTCAGTGAGTACGAGGCGCTGCGCTCGGCGGCGGTCGCCCACATGGCCCGGCTGCTCCAGGAAGCCGGGCTCAACATCCACCACGTCACCGCCCGGCTGAAAAAACCCGCCAGCCTCGCCGACAAACTGCGGCGCAAGGTGGGGCGCTACCACACGCTCGGCGACGTGACCGACCTGGTGGGCGTGCGTGTTATCACCTATTTCGAGTCGGACGTGGCGGCGGTGTCGCGGCTGGTCGAAGGCTGCTGCGAGGTGGACTGGGACCACTCCATCGACAAGTCGAAGATGCACGATCCCGACCGCTTCGGCTACATGGGCGTGCACTACGTGGTGCGGCCCAGTGCGTCGCAGCCCGAGTTCGCGGCGCTGCTGGACGCGCACCCTGGCCTCAGCGACCTGCGATTCGAGATTCAGATTCGCTCGATCCTGCAACACGCCTGGGCCGAAATCGAGCACGACCTCGGCTACAAGAACCGCGAGGCGGTGCCGCGTGAGGTGCGGCGGCGGTTTTACCGGCTGGCTGGACTGCTCGAAATGGCCGACGAGGAGTTCATGGCGCTCGCCCGCATGAGCCGCGACTACGCCGCCACGCTGCCCGAGCGGGTGCAGGAGGAGCCCGAGAGCGTCTTTATCGACGTGCAGAGTGTCTCCTATCTGCTGGGTCAGCCCCCGGTGCGCCCGCTCGACCTGGAGGTGGCCGAGGCGCTGGGCGTCACCTTGCTGGTCGACTGGCCCGACCCCGAGCGCCCGGTGCGGCTGACCTCGCTGCTCGATTACGTGGGGGTGCACTCGGTGGGACAGTTGCAAAAGGAACTTGCCCGCTTCGCGCCGGACATCGTCCGTTTCGCCGCCGCGCTGCTGCCGCAACTGCGCGAGGCCTGGACCCCGGCGGGCGGCGCGCGGCCCGGCACCAGTCTGGTGCACTACGCCTTGCTGCGCGCCTGCGTGAACCCGTCGCTGGAGGCGCGCGAGGTCATCAAGATGCTCGACCTGATGGGCACCCAGAGCGAACGCCAGCTGGTCCGCACGGTACGCGAAACCTACCGCGAGGTCATCAGTGCCGGCACCGAGGAGCGCGAAGGCTAA
- a CDS encoding CHASE2 domain-containing protein: MWRSPERPLRRLTLPLAAGLGLALGLALPHNRALENSLNRALPSRFDERLLLVGIDDATLGDYGPLPQWPRSLYLRAFDTLEQAGAQVVGLDVVLGRSSDPDPAVQAAFDRPHLVLATAPGDPVLDWLSARQTVTGVSALNSGSGPLREVQTAYPVGSGPATVLIPSFARQVAAQAGQPLPLDTQPRLLRYSPPAQVAAQTLSFRDLVGGNVRYADLQGRVVLIGQNASGVPGLNLPDIDGRLTPGLEWQARAVSSLLSAPLRRLPGWGTALLCAGCAALTVLCGGLWGYALAGLTLLIAAALWPLGVVFPGVSVSLAAVLGSGLVAFERWRQLKTLRLRDPLTGLGNRLDLIRSVTQRWPRRVEQPFGLVIFDVGALSRVNAMQGRAAGDALLRELSARLQRVKRRGDAVFRSGPDEFAVLLEPAAASEVLPLAQALVREVGPLSMGDLPVPLTVGTASSTQDLAAPTDLLEAASRERYRAKYQRVQEE, translated from the coding sequence ATGTGGCGCTCCCCTGAACGCCCGCTGCGCCGCCTGACCTTGCCGCTGGCGGCGGGGCTGGGGCTGGCGCTGGGCCTGGCATTGCCGCACAACCGCGCTCTGGAAAACTCGCTCAACCGGGCGCTGCCCTCGCGTTTCGACGAGCGCCTGCTGCTCGTCGGCATTGACGACGCCACGCTCGGCGATTACGGGCCGCTGCCGCAGTGGCCGCGCTCGCTCTACCTGCGGGCCTTCGACACCTTGGAGCAGGCCGGGGCGCAGGTCGTCGGGCTCGACGTGGTGCTGGGCCGGAGCAGTGACCCTGACCCAGCCGTGCAGGCGGCGTTCGACCGGCCTCACCTCGTGCTCGCCACCGCGCCCGGTGACCCGGTGCTCGACTGGCTGAGTGCCCGGCAGACCGTCACGGGGGTCAGCGCCCTCAACAGCGGCAGCGGCCCGCTGCGCGAGGTGCAAACGGCTTACCCGGTCGGGAGCGGCCCGGCCACAGTCCTTATTCCCAGCTTTGCCCGGCAGGTGGCGGCGCAGGCGGGCCAGCCTTTGCCACTCGATACCCAGCCGCGCCTGCTGCGGTACTCGCCGCCCGCGCAGGTGGCGGCTCAGACGCTCTCTTTCCGTGACCTGGTCGGTGGCAACGTGCGTTACGCCGACCTGCAAGGCCGGGTGGTCCTCATCGGCCAGAACGCGAGCGGCGTGCCGGGCCTCAACCTGCCCGACATCGACGGGCGGCTGACGCCGGGGCTGGAATGGCAGGCGCGGGCGGTGTCGAGTTTGCTCTCGGCCCCGCTGCGCCGGCTGCCGGGCTGGGGCACCGCGCTGCTGTGCGCCGGGTGCGCGGCCCTCACCGTGCTGTGCGGCGGGCTGTGGGGCTACGCGCTGGCGGGCCTGACGCTGCTCATCGCCGCCGCGCTGTGGCCGCTGGGGGTGGTGTTTCCGGGGGTGTCTGTCTCGCTGGCGGCGGTTCTGGGGTCGGGGCTGGTCGCCTTCGAGCGCTGGCGGCAGCTCAAGACGCTGCGGCTGCGCGACCCGCTGACCGGCCTGGGCAACCGCTTGGACCTCATTCGCAGCGTGACGCAGCGCTGGCCCCGGCGGGTGGAGCAGCCTTTCGGTCTGGTCATTTTCGACGTGGGCGCCCTGAGCCGCGTCAACGCCATGCAGGGCCGGGCGGCGGGCGACGCGCTGCTGCGCGAACTCAGTGCCCGCCTGCAACGGGTGAAACGCCGGGGCGACGCGGTCTTCCGCTCCGGCCCCGACGAATTTGCCGTGCTGCTCGAACCTGCTGCCGCCTCCGAAGTCCTCCCCCTCGCTCAGGCGTTGGTGAGAGAGGTAGGCCCGCTGAGCATGGGCGACCTGCCTGTGCCGCTGACCGTCGGCACCGCCAGCAGTACTCAGGACCTCGCCGCCCCCACCGACCTGCTCGAAGCGGCGAGCCGCGAACGCTACCGGGCCAAGTACCAGCGCGTACAGGAAGAGTAG
- a CDS encoding EAL domain-containing protein translates to MTLPDRFQQADAVPDDLQQLEARLAEAEDILLRDSPQAEATAREVLAGATAAGCQSLALRSRTVLGRSLAHQKRNEQATELLESVVAESRSAKMPELLVHAWLGLGLAHLNERRMARGLQAYLEALKICESLNAPELSLRVLTNLASAYAKLEQYDTAQPYLTEAHDTARQLGQPFDLMITSLNLACVCQLSGGTGAALTLIEEALRHAKTVASPRYLKSVLFHFSQLLLDLDRLSEALTYCEQGLNTDSGFGTATPQCELQVTHGEILYGLGRPAEARPALEAGLRAAQDLRLNDAEGRARRCYAQLLEDQDDYQGALAQVRALAQLEHDLREQLAAVNLQLEAERLRSETLAEKRRLKEEGRTQQRLAAQLRHDALTGLPNRLALHEALGQQVAADSAPFALLCLDLDHFKTVNHTLGQPAGDALLLYIGERVQAAVGEQGQTFRRGGNEFVVLLPAVRAAPDALTIAQTLLDTINEPLLLDGQALVVTASIGLALFPEDGRDSLTLQKNADLALHAAKQEGGQAQRYRNALSQAANERLELTQALRSGIGNGELVLHYQPIVEVRSGKTVAVEALVRWQHPRLGLLSPDRFIGLAEDNGLIVPLGRWVLNTALRQLAAWREHWPELRVSVNMAPRQLQQPGSCQEIRDALRAYALPPDALELEITEQTICDEEALEPFLPLIREGLRLAIDDFGTGYSSLSRLYRLPAQILKLDRSLIQDLSADNATDGPLVSALIAFAQRFGMQVTAEGIETAEQLHLLRQ, encoded by the coding sequence ATGACGCTGCCCGACCGGTTCCAGCAGGCTGACGCGGTCCCTGACGACTTGCAGCAGCTGGAAGCCCGGCTCGCCGAGGCCGAGGACATCCTGCTGCGCGACTCGCCACAGGCCGAAGCGACGGCACGTGAGGTGCTCGCCGGGGCCACCGCAGCCGGCTGCCAGTCACTGGCTCTGCGCTCCCGGACAGTGCTGGGCCGCAGCCTGGCGCACCAGAAGCGCAACGAGCAGGCGACCGAACTGCTGGAAAGCGTGGTGGCCGAGTCCCGAAGCGCAAAAATGCCCGAGCTGCTGGTGCACGCCTGGTTGGGCCTGGGCTTGGCGCATCTCAACGAGCGGCGGATGGCGCGGGGGCTCCAGGCCTACCTCGAAGCTCTGAAAATCTGCGAGTCACTCAATGCTCCCGAGCTGTCTCTGCGCGTGCTGACCAACCTTGCGAGCGCCTACGCCAAACTCGAGCAGTACGACACGGCTCAGCCCTACCTGACCGAGGCCCACGACACTGCGCGGCAGCTTGGACAGCCGTTCGATCTGATGATCACCTCGCTCAACCTCGCCTGCGTTTGCCAGTTGAGCGGTGGGACGGGGGCGGCCTTGACCCTCATTGAGGAAGCGCTGCGCCACGCCAAGACGGTTGCCTCGCCCCGCTACCTGAAGAGCGTCCTGTTTCATTTCTCCCAGTTGCTGCTCGACCTCGACCGCCTGTCAGAGGCACTGACGTACTGCGAACAGGGGCTGAATACCGACAGTGGCTTCGGCACCGCGACGCCGCAGTGCGAGTTGCAAGTCACGCACGGCGAAATCCTCTATGGCCTGGGGCGGCCCGCCGAGGCACGACCCGCGCTGGAGGCGGGACTGCGAGCCGCCCAGGATCTGCGCCTGAACGACGCGGAAGGGCGCGCCCGGCGCTGCTATGCCCAGTTATTAGAAGATCAGGACGACTACCAGGGGGCGCTGGCACAGGTCCGTGCGCTCGCGCAGCTCGAACATGACCTGCGCGAGCAACTGGCGGCGGTCAACCTGCAACTGGAGGCCGAGCGCCTACGCAGCGAGACGCTGGCCGAAAAGCGCCGCCTGAAGGAAGAAGGCCGGACTCAGCAACGCCTGGCCGCGCAGCTCCGGCACGACGCGCTGACCGGGCTGCCCAACCGGCTGGCGCTGCACGAAGCGCTGGGCCAGCAGGTCGCCGCAGACAGCGCTCCTTTTGCCCTGCTGTGCCTCGACCTCGACCATTTCAAGACGGTCAACCACACCCTGGGGCAGCCGGCGGGCGACGCCCTGCTGCTCTATATCGGCGAGCGCGTGCAGGCCGCTGTCGGCGAGCAGGGGCAGACTTTCCGACGTGGGGGCAACGAGTTCGTGGTGCTGCTGCCGGCGGTCAGAGCCGCCCCAGACGCCCTGACCATTGCCCAGACCTTGCTCGACACCATCAACGAACCGCTGCTGCTCGATGGGCAAGCGCTGGTCGTCACAGCTTCCATCGGCCTGGCGCTGTTTCCCGAGGATGGCCGGGACAGCCTGACCCTGCAAAAGAATGCCGACCTCGCCCTGCACGCCGCCAAACAGGAGGGCGGGCAGGCCCAGCGCTACCGCAACGCCCTGAGTCAGGCGGCCAACGAGCGGCTGGAACTGACGCAGGCCCTGCGCAGCGGCATCGGCAACGGTGAACTGGTTTTGCACTACCAGCCCATCGTGGAGGTGAGGAGCGGCAAGACCGTGGCCGTCGAGGCGCTCGTGCGCTGGCAGCATCCCCGGCTGGGGCTGTTGTCGCCTGACCGCTTTATCGGACTCGCCGAGGACAACGGCCTGATCGTGCCGCTGGGCCGCTGGGTGCTGAACACGGCCCTGCGGCAGCTCGCCGCGTGGCGCGAGCACTGGCCGGAGCTGCGGGTCAGCGTCAATATGGCCCCCCGGCAACTGCAACAGCCCGGCAGCTGTCAAGAAATCCGCGACGCCCTGCGGGCCTACGCCTTGCCTCCCGACGCGCTGGAACTCGAAATCACCGAGCAGACCATCTGCGACGAGGAGGCCCTCGAACCCTTCTTGCCGCTGATCCGCGAGGGCCTAAGACTCGCCATTGACGACTTCGGCACCGGCTATTCCAGCCTCAGCCGCCTCTACCGCCTACCGGCGCAGATTCTCAAACTCGACCGCTCGCTGATTCAGGACCTCAGCGCCGACAATGCCACCGATGGCCCGCTGGTGTCGGCGCTGATCGCTTTTGCCCAGCGCTTCGGGATGCAAGTAACCGCCGAGGGCATTGAAACCGCCGAGCAATTGCACCTGCTGCGGCAGTGA